From the genome of Symphalangus syndactylus isolate Jambi chromosome 5, NHGRI_mSymSyn1-v2.1_pri, whole genome shotgun sequence, one region includes:
- the NRIP1 gene encoding nuclear receptor-interacting protein 1 produces the protein MTHGEELGSDVHQDSIVLTYLEGLLMHQAAGGSDTAIDKKSAGHNEEDQNFNISGSAFPTCQSNGPVLNTHTYQGSGMLHLKKARLLQSSEDWNAAKRKRLSDSIVNLNVKKEALLAGMVDSVPKGKQDSTLLASLLQSFSSRLQTVALSQQIRQSLKEQGYALSHDSLKVEKDLRCYGVASSHLKTLLKKSKVKDQKPDTNLPDVTKNLIRDRFAESPHHVGQSGTKVMSEPLSCAARLQAVASMVEKRASPATSPKPSVACSQLALLLSSEAHLQQYSREHALKTQNANQAASERLAAMARLQENGQKDVGSFQLPKGMSSHLNGQARTSSSKLMASKSSATAFQNPMGIIPSSPKNAGYKNSLERNNIKQAANNSLLLHLLKSQTIPKPMNEHSHSERGSIFEESSTPTTIDEYSDNNPSFTDDSSGDESSYSNCVPIDLSCKHRTEKLESDQPVSLDNFTQSLLNTWDPKVPDVDIKEDQDTSKNSKLNSHQKVTLLQLLLGHKNEENVEKNTSPQGVHNDVTKFNTQNYARTSVIESPSTNRTTPVSTPPLLTSSKAGSPINLSQHSVVIKWNSPPYACSTQSEKLTNTASNHSMDLTKSKDPPGEKPAQNEGAQNSATFSASKLLQNLAQCGMQSSMSVEEQRPSKQLLTGNTDKPIGMIDRLNSPLLSNKTNAVEENKAFSSQPTGPEPGLSGSEIENLLERRTVLQLLLGNPNKGKSEKKEKTPLRDESTQEHSERALSEQILMVKIKSEPCDDLQIPNTNVHLSHDAKSAPFLGMAPAVQRSAPALPVSEDFKSEPVSPQDFSFSKNGLLSRLLRQNQDNYLADDSDKSHRNNEMALLESKNLCMVPKKRKLYTEPLENPFKKMKNNIVDAANHHSAPEVLYGSLLNQEELKFSRNDLEFKYPAGHGSASESEHRSWARESKSFNVLKQLLLSENCVRDLSPHRSNSVADSKKKGHKNNVTNSKPEFSISSLNGLMYSSTQPSSCMDNRTFSYPGVVKTPVSPTFPEHLGCAGSRPESGLLNGCSMPSEKGPIKWVITDAEKNEYEKDSPRLTKTNPILYYMLQKGGNSVTSRETQDKDIWREPSSAESVSQVTVKEELLPTAESKASFFNLRSPYNSHMGNNASRPHSANGEVYGLLGNVLTIKKESE, from the coding sequence ATGACTCATGGAGAAGAGCTTGGCTCTGATGTGCACCAGGATTCTATTGTTTTAACTTACCTAGAAGGATTACTAATGCATCAGGCAGCAGGGGGATCAGATACTGCCATTGACAAAAAGTCTGCTGGGCATAATGAAGAGGATCAGAACTTTAACATTTCTGGCAGTGCATTTCCCACCTGTCAAAGTAATGGTCCAGTTCTCAATACACATACATATCAGGGATCTGGCATGCTGCACCTCAAAAAAGCCAGACTGTTGCAGTCTTCTGAGGACTGGAATGCAGCAAAGCGGAAGAGACTGTCTGATTCTATCGTAAATTTAAACGTAAAGAAGGAAGCTTTGCTAGCTGGCATGGTTGACAGTGTGCCTAAAGGCAAACAGGATAGCACATTACTGGCCTCTTTGCTTCAGTCATTCAGCTCTAGGCTGCAGACTGTTGCTCTGTCACAACAAATTAGGCAGAGCCTCAAGGAGCAAGGATATGCCCTCAGTCATGATTCTTTAAAAGTGGAGAAGGATTTAAGGTGCTATGGTGTTGCATCAAGTCACTTAAAAACTTTGTTGAAGAAAAGTAAAGTTAAAGATCAAAAGCCTGATACGAATCTTCCTGATGTGACTAAAAACCTCATCAGAGATAGGTTTGCAGAGTCTCCTCATCATGTTGGACAAAGTGGAACAAAGGTCATGAGTGAACCGTTGTCATGTGCTGCAAGATTACAGGCTGTTGCAAGCATGGTGGAAAAAAGGGCTAGTCCTGCCACCTCACCTAAACCTAGTGTTGCTTGTAGTCAGTTAGCATTACTTCTGTCAAGTGAAGCCCATTTGCAGCAGTATTCTCGAGAACACGCTTTAAAAACGCAAAATGCAAATCAAGCAGCAAGTGAAAGACTTGCTGCTATGGCCAGATTGCAAGAAAATGGCCAGAAGGATGTTGGCAGTTTCCAGCTCCCAAAAGGAATGTCAAGCCATCTTAATGGTCAGGCAAGAACATCATCAAGCAAACTGATGGCTAGCAAAAGTAGTGCTACAGCATTTCAAAATCCAATGGGTATCATTCCTTCTTCCCCGAAAAATGCAGGTTATAAGAACTCACTGGaaagaaacaatataaaacaagCTGCTAACAATAGTTTGCTTTTACATCTTCTTAAAAGCCAGACTATACCTAAGCCAATGAATGAGCACAGTCACAGTGAGAGAGGAAGCATTTTTGAGGAAAGTAGTACACCTACAACTATTGATGAATATTCAGATAACAATCCTAGTTTTACAGATGACAGCAGTGGTGATGAAAGTTCGTATTCCAACTGTGTTCCCATAGACTTGTCTTGCAAACACCGAACTGAAAAATTAGAATCTGACCAACCTGTTTCCCTGGATAACTTTACTCAGTCCTTGCTAAACACTTGGGATCCAAAAGTCCCAGATGTAGATATCAAAGAAGATCAAGATACCTCAAAGAATTCTAAGCTAAACTCACACCAGAAAGTAACACTTCTTCAATTGCTACTTGGCcataagaatgaagaaaatgtagaaaaaaacacCAGCCCTCAGGGAGTACACAATGATGTGACCAAGTTCAATACACAAAATTATGCAAGGACTTCTGTGATAGAAAGCCCCAGTACAAACCGGACTACTCCAGTGAGCACTCCACCTTTACTTACATCGAGCAAAGCAGGGTCTCCCATCAATCTCTCTCAACACTCTGTGGTCATCAAATGGAATTCCCCACCATATGCCTGCAGTACTCAGTCTGAAAAGCTAACAAATACTGCATCTAACCACTCAATGGACCTTACAAAAAGCAAAGACCCACCAGGAGAGAAACCAGCCCAAAATGAAGGTGCACAAAACTCTGCAACTTTTAGTGCCAGTAAGCTGTTACAAAATTTAGCACAATGTGGAATGCAGTCTTCCATGTCAGTGGAAGAGCAGAGACCCAGCAAACAGCTGTTAACTGGAAACACAGATAAACCGATAGGTATGATTGATAGATTAAATAGCCCTTTGCTCTCAAATAAAACGAATGCagttgaagaaaataaagcatttagTAGTCAACCAACAGGTCCTGAACCAGGGCTTTCTGGttctgaaatagaaaatctgCTTGAAAGACGTACTGTCCTCCAGTTGCTCCTGGGGAACCCCAACAAAGGGAAgagtgaaaagaaagagaaaactccCTTAAGAGATGAAAGTACTCAGGAACACTCAGAGAGAGCTTTAAGTGAACAAATATTGATGgtgaaaataaaatctgagccTTGTGATGACTTACAAATTCCTAACACAAATGTGCACTTGAGCCATGATGCTAAGAGTGCCCCATTCTTGGGTATGGCTCCTGCTGTGCAAAGAAGCGCACCTGCCTTACCAGTGTCCGAAGACTTTAAATCGGAGCCTGTTTCACCTcaggatttttctttctccaagaaTGGTCTGTTAAGTCGATTGCTAAGACAAAATCAAGATAATTACCTGGCAGATGATTCAGACAAGAGTcacagaaataatgaaatggcACTTCTAGAATCAAAGAATCTTTGCATGGTCCCTAAGAAAAGGAAGCTTTATACTGAGCCATTAGAAAAtccatttaaaaagatgaaaaacaacaTTGTTGATGCTGCAAACCATCACAGTGCTCCAGAAGTACTGTATGGGTCCTTGCTTAACCAGGAAGAGCTGAAATTTAGCAGAAATGATCTTGAATTTAAATATCCTGCTGGTCATGGCTCAGCCAGCGAAAGTGAACACAGGAGTTGGGCCAGAGAGAGCAAAAGCTTTAATGTTCTGAAACAGCTGCTTCTCTCAGAAAACTGTGTGCGAGATTTGTCCCCGCACAGAAGTAACTCTGTGGCTGACAGTAAAAAGAAAGGACACAAAAATAATGTGACCAACAGCAAACCTGAATTtagcatttcttctttaaatggacTGATGTACAGTTCCACTCAGCCCAGCAGTTGCATGGATAACAGGACATTTTCATACCCAGGCGTAGTGAAAACTCCTGTGAGTCCTACTTTCCCTGAGCACTTAGGCTGTGCAGGGTCTAGACCAGAATCTGGGCTTTTGAATGGGTGTTCCATGCCCAGTGAGAAAGGACCCATTAAGTGGGTTATCACTGATGCGGAGAAGAATGAGTATGAAAAAGACTCTCCAAGATTGACCAAAACCAACCCAATACTATATTATATGCTCCAGAAAGGAGGCAATTCTGTTACCAGTCGAGAAACACAAGACAAGGACATTTGGAGGGAGCCTTCATCTGCTGAAAGTGTCTCACAGGTCACAGTCAAAGAAGAGTTACTTCCTACTGCAGAATCGAAAGCTTCTTTCTTTAATTTAAGAAGCCCTTACAATAGCCATATGGGAAATAATGCTTCTCGCCCACACAGCGCAAATGGAGAAGTGTATGGACTTCTGGGAAACGTGCTAACGATAAAGAAAGAATCAGAATAA